The following are from one region of the Hymenobacter radiodurans genome:
- a CDS encoding App1 family protein — MPSFLNKLSNLAERADDLVTNTRARLGLLHPLQLVTYRSYGTTGRLYVKGRLLTDKGIGEPGEGDSRWQNLLNMYRRFGSNEIPGAELVIRPGDGSEHHVTTDEEGYFTLNIEPKSLPSPIDFLWYPVEVELKKAPQHLPMPADVKEPAHVLIPPLDAEYGIISDLDDTVIQTSATNLVRMARTVLVRNAHSRLPFEGVAEFYRALQLGRNGKRNNPFFYVSSSPWNLYDLLDDFLELNDVPPGPLLLRDMSLVRKATKEPEASAHHGHKLHEIDNLLLTYPELPFVLIGDSGQEDANIYREVVRRYPGRILAIYIRDVQHPGRAALVESVAEEIRQDKVEMLLVKDTVQAAEHAAKIGLLYTEAIPAIEVEKKKDETAPESTL; from the coding sequence ATGCCATCATTCCTCAACAAACTTAGCAATCTGGCGGAACGGGCCGATGATCTGGTTACGAATACCCGCGCCCGTTTGGGCCTGCTGCACCCGCTCCAACTGGTTACGTACCGTAGCTACGGCACCACGGGCCGTCTGTATGTAAAAGGCCGATTGCTGACCGACAAAGGCATTGGCGAGCCCGGCGAGGGCGATTCGCGCTGGCAGAACCTGCTCAATATGTACCGACGCTTCGGGAGCAATGAGATTCCGGGCGCCGAGTTGGTTATCCGGCCGGGTGATGGCAGCGAGCACCATGTGACCACCGACGAGGAAGGCTATTTCACGTTGAACATTGAACCCAAGAGCCTGCCGTCTCCAATTGATTTTCTGTGGTACCCGGTGGAAGTGGAGCTAAAAAAAGCCCCCCAGCACCTTCCCATGCCCGCCGATGTCAAGGAGCCGGCGCACGTCCTCATCCCGCCCCTCGACGCCGAATACGGCATCATCAGCGACCTCGACGATACCGTCATTCAAACCTCCGCCACCAACCTGGTGCGCATGGCGCGCACCGTGCTAGTGCGCAACGCGCACTCCCGCCTCCCTTTTGAGGGGGTAGCCGAGTTCTATCGGGCGCTGCAGCTGGGGCGCAATGGCAAGCGCAATAATCCGTTTTTCTACGTTAGCAGCAGCCCCTGGAATCTCTACGATTTGCTCGATGACTTTCTGGAGTTGAATGACGTGCCACCTGGGCCGCTACTGCTGCGCGATATGTCACTGGTCCGCAAAGCAACGAAGGAGCCCGAAGCCTCGGCCCATCATGGCCATAAGCTGCACGAAATTGATAATCTCCTGCTCACGTACCCCGAATTGCCCTTTGTGCTCATCGGCGACAGCGGCCAGGAAGACGCCAACATCTACCGCGAGGTGGTACGCCGCTACCCCGGTCGCATTCTGGCTATTTATATCCGCGATGTGCAGCACCCCGGCAGGGCCGCCTTGGTGGAGAGTGTGGCGGAGGAAATCAGGCAGGATAAGGTGGAAATGCTGCTGGTGAAGGATACGGTGCAGGCCGCCGAGCACGCCGCCAAGATTGGCCTGTTATATACCGAGGCTATTCCAGCGATTGAAGTAGAAAAGAAAAAAGACGAAACCGCTCCTGAGTCGACGTTGTAA
- a CDS encoding M48 family metalloprotease, with the protein MYVFSGLIKFLETEDQLAGVLGHEIAHADRRHTSRSLQKEFGISFLLSLLLGENPNQLAQIATSLGQLRFSREYEVEADDYSVRYLNGTPYSCDGAAGFFVKAAAQAGTTVPEFLSTHPNPGTRVEAIQAKARELNCAGRTTDNAGFKELQSRL; encoded by the coding sequence ATTTACGTATTCTCGGGCCTCATTAAATTCTTAGAAACCGAAGATCAACTGGCTGGTGTGTTAGGCCACGAAATTGCCCACGCTGACCGCCGCCACACGTCGCGCTCTTTGCAGAAAGAGTTTGGTATCTCTTTCCTGTTGAGCCTATTGTTGGGCGAAAACCCAAATCAGCTGGCCCAAATCGCTACTAGCCTCGGCCAATTGCGGTTTAGCCGCGAATACGAAGTCGAAGCCGACGACTACTCAGTGCGCTACCTGAACGGCACTCCTTACTCCTGCGATGGTGCTGCCGGCTTCTTCGTGAAGGCCGCTGCTCAGGCTGGTACGACCGTCCCCGAGTTTTTGAGCACTCACCCCAATCCCGGCACGCGGGTGGAAGCCATTCAGGCCAAAGCCAGGGAGCTTAACTGCGCAGGCCGCACCACCGACAATGCGGGCTTTAAAGAGCTACAAAGCCGCCTCTAA
- a CDS encoding M48 family metalloprotease: MRRTWLKPWIFLALLTSLGTTACSGNGDGVVLFSVEDDIALGQKVAEQTDSTYRAKNQLLERNVTANQRAYALLDGVVAKVLSSNELQYRNQFPWDVKIIKDDEIQNAFATPGGIFTYSRASLNS; the protein is encoded by the coding sequence ATGCGTCGTACTTGGCTCAAACCCTGGATTTTTCTTGCTCTTCTGACGTCATTGGGCACTACAGCCTGCTCCGGTAATGGGGATGGCGTAGTGTTGTTTTCTGTGGAAGATGATATTGCGCTTGGTCAAAAAGTAGCCGAGCAAACGGATTCCACGTACCGAGCCAAGAACCAATTATTGGAGCGCAACGTGACGGCCAACCAGCGTGCGTATGCTCTTCTCGACGGAGTTGTTGCCAAAGTGCTCAGCTCCAACGAGCTACAATACCGCAACCAGTTCCCGTGGGATGTCAAGATCATTAAGGACGATGAAATCCAGAATGCCTTTGCCACGCCTGGGGGCATATTTACGTATTCTCGGGCCTCATTAAATTCTTAG
- a CDS encoding DNA topoisomerase IB, producing MPTTSTPRPKTKKKHLPPLEEAHELYKDPARQAELAGLRYQADTKPGISRQPGPDGTFTFLTAKGEKITDEKSLARLQNFVIPPAWTDVWIAPSASAHLQVTGRDAKGRKQYIYHPAWDQARSLTKFSRLLAFGEALPALRQRLQQDLKRQGLDKQKVIALVLTLMDQSFIRIGNKEYAKKNKSYGLTTLRDRHVQISGDEVRFSFVGKKGVAHDVALHDRRLARMVRKCKEIPGQHLFQYYAADGHRQELESGDVNQYLQDVTGIALSAKDFRTWGGTVKMVECLESVLHEEPDLPKDKVLKRAVKDVASGLGNTPTVCSKYYIHPQVVELFQSDKLIDYLRQHDIDPTENDILSPTEHMVLHMLRTAA from the coding sequence ATGCCCACCACCTCCACCCCCCGACCCAAAACCAAAAAGAAGCACCTGCCCCCCCTAGAAGAGGCGCACGAACTGTATAAAGACCCGGCTCGTCAGGCAGAGCTGGCGGGCCTGCGCTATCAGGCAGATACCAAACCCGGCATCAGCCGCCAGCCCGGCCCCGATGGCACCTTCACTTTTCTGACGGCAAAAGGCGAAAAAATTACCGACGAAAAGTCGCTGGCCCGGTTGCAGAACTTTGTCATCCCACCGGCCTGGACTGACGTCTGGATTGCGCCTTCCGCGTCTGCCCACCTTCAGGTAACGGGGCGCGATGCCAAGGGGCGCAAGCAGTATATCTATCACCCCGCCTGGGACCAGGCCCGCAGTCTGACCAAATTTAGCCGCCTGCTGGCCTTTGGCGAAGCCTTACCCGCTTTGCGCCAGCGTTTGCAGCAGGATTTGAAGCGCCAGGGACTGGATAAGCAGAAGGTTATTGCCTTGGTTCTGACCCTAATGGATCAGTCGTTTATTCGCATCGGCAACAAGGAATACGCCAAAAAGAACAAAAGCTACGGCCTCACCACCCTGCGCGACCGGCACGTGCAGATATCTGGCGATGAGGTGCGCTTTTCATTTGTAGGCAAAAAAGGTGTCGCCCACGATGTGGCCCTCCACGACCGTCGTTTGGCCCGCATGGTGCGCAAATGCAAGGAGATTCCCGGGCAGCATTTGTTTCAGTACTACGCCGCCGATGGTCATCGGCAGGAGCTGGAGTCGGGCGACGTGAACCAATACTTGCAGGATGTCACTGGCATAGCCTTGTCGGCTAAGGATTTTCGGACCTGGGGCGGTACTGTCAAAATGGTGGAGTGCCTCGAAAGCGTGCTGCACGAAGAGCCGGATTTGCCCAAGGACAAAGTGCTGAAGCGAGCCGTAAAAGATGTAGCCTCGGGCTTAGGCAACACGCCCACCGTGTGTAGCAAATACTACATTCACCCGCAGGTAGTAGAGCTTTTTCAGTCCGACAAGCTCATCGATTACCTCCGTCAGCACGACATTGACCCAACCGAAAACGACATCCTCTCTCCTACCGAACACATGGTGCTGCACATGCTCCGTACTGCCGCGTAA
- a CDS encoding YybH family protein has protein sequence MKQIIGVVLSMALLCSCAATRPGSQRQDISQVLTTQTAAWNRGDVSGFMQGYWQSDSLVFIGKSGLTYGWQPTLDNYRRSYPDAAAMGQLTFSNLRITPISPEAAHVVGRWQLARPAAGDLGGHFLLVFRRIAGRWVIVADHSS, from the coding sequence ATGAAGCAAATCATCGGAGTAGTGCTGAGCATGGCCTTGTTGTGTAGTTGCGCCGCCACGCGCCCCGGCAGTCAGCGCCAGGATATCAGCCAAGTGCTGACAACGCAGACTGCGGCCTGGAATCGAGGCGATGTTTCTGGTTTTATGCAAGGTTATTGGCAGTCCGATTCGCTCGTATTTATTGGTAAAAGTGGGCTGACCTACGGCTGGCAGCCAACCCTGGATAACTACCGCCGCAGCTACCCCGATGCCGCCGCTATGGGACAGCTTACGTTTTCCAACTTGCGCATTACTCCCATCAGTCCCGAAGCAGCCCACGTCGTAGGTCGGTGGCAGCTCGCCCGCCCCGCCGCCGGCGACCTTGGGGGGCATTTTCTGCTGGTTTTTCGCCGCATTGCCGGTCGCTGGGTAATTGTAGCGGATCATTCCAGCTAG
- the mtgA gene encoding monofunctional biosynthetic peptidoglycan transglycosylase: protein MKTKFRQHGRRVWRILLQIVAALFLTTVAWVLIYRWLSPPATWLMLDRRAHAPIGRGYYGIREDDRRISYNFKTLDEVSPQVPLALVAAEDQRFLQHRGFDVKAIQQAVKRNSEGGKQLVGGSTISQQVAKNVFLWSGRSYVRKALEAYFTILIETLWSKRRIMEMYLSVAEMGDCTFGVEAASQRYFHKSAAKLTASEAALLAGVLPNPLRFRASNPGPVARAKQRRVQRNMRRLGGISYVRALLEK from the coding sequence ATGAAAACAAAATTCCGGCAACATGGGCGGCGGGTGTGGCGGATATTGCTGCAAATTGTCGCTGCTCTGTTTCTTACCACGGTAGCTTGGGTGCTTATATATCGGTGGCTCTCCCCGCCGGCTACCTGGCTTATGCTCGACCGCCGCGCCCACGCACCCATTGGCCGCGGCTACTACGGCATCCGCGAAGACGACCGCCGCATCAGCTACAATTTTAAAACCCTGGATGAAGTATCGCCGCAGGTACCGCTGGCGCTGGTGGCGGCTGAAGATCAGCGCTTTTTGCAGCATCGGGGCTTCGATGTGAAAGCAATTCAGCAGGCCGTCAAGCGCAATTCCGAGGGCGGCAAGCAGCTGGTTGGCGGGAGCACCATCAGCCAACAGGTGGCCAAAAATGTATTTTTATGGTCGGGGAGGAGTTATGTGCGCAAGGCGTTGGAAGCCTATTTCACCATTCTAATTGAAACGCTCTGGAGCAAGCGCCGCATCATGGAAATGTACTTAAGCGTGGCCGAAATGGGCGACTGCACGTTCGGGGTAGAAGCTGCGTCTCAGCGCTATTTCCACAAATCGGCCGCCAAGCTTACTGCTTCGGAAGCGGCGCTGTTGGCGGGCGTGCTGCCTAATCCGCTGCGCTTCCGAGCCAGTAATCCAGGGCCGGTAGCGCGGGCCAAGCAACGGCGGGTGCAGCGCAACATGCGCCGCCTGGGGGGCATTTCTTACGTGCGGGCGCTGCTGGAAAAGTAA
- a CDS encoding LON peptidase substrate-binding domain-containing protein, with amino-acid sequence MPRILPLFPLNLVVFPGEKLNLHIFEPRYRQLVRDCIESDLTFGIPPYLNDGVSELGTEVRLLSVEKAYDSGELDIKTKGVGVFRIREFYREAPGKLYAAGQVDTIEDDPGEDPTLKVRINEYVRQLYDTLGLRKIFLDLPPNYRIYDIAHNLGFSTEQEYQLLQATSELERQSMVLEHLENVLPIILETERLKERARLNGHFKNLTPPNF; translated from the coding sequence ATGCCCCGTATCCTTCCTCTGTTTCCGTTGAACCTCGTGGTATTTCCCGGCGAGAAGCTCAATCTGCACATCTTCGAGCCGCGCTACCGCCAGCTCGTGCGCGACTGCATCGAGTCGGACCTGACCTTTGGTATCCCGCCTTATCTCAACGATGGCGTAAGTGAGCTGGGTACTGAAGTACGCCTGCTAAGCGTAGAAAAGGCCTACGACAGCGGTGAGCTGGATATCAAAACCAAGGGCGTCGGGGTGTTTCGCATCCGCGAGTTCTACCGCGAAGCCCCCGGCAAGCTCTACGCCGCCGGCCAGGTTGACACGATTGAGGACGACCCCGGAGAAGACCCTACGCTGAAGGTGCGCATCAATGAATACGTGCGCCAACTCTACGATACGCTGGGCCTGCGCAAGATATTTCTGGATTTGCCCCCCAACTACCGCATTTACGATATTGCTCACAACCTAGGCTTCAGCACCGAGCAGGAGTACCAGCTATTGCAGGCCACCAGCGAGTTGGAGCGCCAATCGATGGTGCTGGAACACCTCGAAAACGTGCTCCCCATCATTCTCGAAACTGAGCGCCTGAAAGAGCGCGCCCGCCTGAACGGGCACTTCAAGAACCTCACGCCGCCGAATTTTTAA
- a CDS encoding response regulator codes for MKTILLIEDNDFIRENTAEILEMTGYNVITAENGKVGIEKALETKPDLVVCDIMMPVLDGYGVLHIFNQNPQLSGVPFIFLTAKTERTDLRKGMELGADDYLTKPFDSSELLSAIAGRLNRFQHLKPEYDLHAGGLDEFLHDAQKTGSLTALSADRKPHSIPRKQIVYAEGDEATRLYFVQSGRVKTSKTTAAGKELITGLYQAGDFFGYKALLEGTAHHDSAVAVEDSVLLYIPADDFTQLVMRNPEVSQQFVRLLAGRVREQEDLLLDMAYNSLRKRVADTLLRLHEQQRAINPTDPQIQLSRDDMAALIGTAPESLSRTLSEFRQDGIIELTNKFIRVQQPEKLRRTNW; via the coding sequence ATGAAAACCATTCTGCTGATTGAGGACAACGATTTTATTCGTGAGAACACCGCCGAGATTCTCGAAATGACCGGCTACAATGTTATCACGGCGGAAAATGGCAAGGTGGGAATAGAAAAAGCGTTGGAAACCAAGCCTGATCTGGTGGTGTGCGATATTATGATGCCCGTGCTGGATGGCTACGGCGTGCTGCACATTTTCAACCAGAATCCGCAGCTCTCGGGGGTGCCTTTTATCTTCCTGACGGCCAAAACAGAGCGCACCGACCTGCGCAAAGGCATGGAGCTGGGAGCCGATGACTACCTGACCAAACCCTTCGATAGCAGCGAGTTGCTGAGTGCCATTGCTGGTCGTCTGAACCGTTTTCAGCACCTAAAGCCGGAGTATGATTTGCACGCTGGCGGGCTCGATGAGTTTTTGCACGATGCCCAGAAAACGGGCAGCCTCACCGCACTTTCCGCCGATCGGAAGCCCCATTCGATACCACGCAAGCAGATTGTGTATGCTGAGGGAGATGAAGCTACGCGGCTATATTTTGTGCAGTCGGGGCGGGTGAAGACCAGCAAAACTACCGCCGCCGGCAAGGAGCTAATTACAGGTTTGTATCAGGCGGGGGACTTTTTTGGCTACAAAGCGCTCCTTGAGGGCACTGCCCATCACGACTCGGCTGTGGCCGTGGAAGATTCCGTTCTGCTTTACATTCCCGCTGACGACTTTACCCAGCTGGTGATGCGGAATCCGGAGGTAAGTCAGCAGTTTGTGCGCCTGCTGGCGGGCCGGGTGCGCGAGCAAGAGGATCTGTTGCTCGACATGGCGTACAACTCCCTGCGCAAGCGCGTGGCCGATACGCTCCTGCGCCTGCACGAGCAGCAGCGCGCCATTAACCCCACCGACCCCCAGATTCAGCTGTCGCGCGATGATATGGCGGCCTTGATTGGCACGGCGCCCGAGTCATTGAGCCGCACGCTGAGCGAGTTTCGTCAAGATGGCATTATCGAGCTGACCAACAAATTTATTCGGGTGCAGCAGCCCGAAAAGCTGCGCCGCACCAACTGGTAA
- a CDS encoding sensor histidine kinase — protein sequence MPDNPFALAINDILLNRATEFVGVYDATEKRFARVNPAGVKLLGYNSEEELLIEPARTLLTPSFTEAEWTALLAKARQSHRQEAEVEINRPGRNLLQAHIELTYFEVAGKPYYMVRLTEQNRLLQAERELAQSVRRFEAVFANATIGIVVCNRSGTIISANQMAHQQFDYSEGELVGQKIEALVPNAGGRRHENLRESFNAQPQVRSMGAHRGDLEALRKDGSVFPVEVSLSYFYLDEELFVVSYILDITFKKNAQQALISERQRVERLNAELEQKVADRTHALLSTLEQLEQRKDELAKALAAEQELGELKSRFVSMASHEFRTPLTAVLTSASLIEKYPTTEQQDKRLRHLERIRQSVNHLNDILEEFLSVGRIEEGRVEARPARLILSALLNDTITDVQGLLKPGQTVVQQFNCPEAVWLDPSLLRKIVVNLLSNAIKYSGPDTVVEIAAECAGEQLTLVVRDHGVGISAEDQEHLFERFFRARNVTNVPGTGLGLYIIAKYLELMNGTITLQSTLDVGTTVTIKIPYENHSAD from the coding sequence ATGCCAGACAACCCTTTTGCACTCGCCATAAATGATATTCTGCTCAATCGGGCTACCGAATTTGTAGGTGTTTATGACGCCACCGAGAAGCGATTCGCACGAGTAAATCCGGCGGGAGTAAAGTTGTTAGGCTATAACTCAGAGGAGGAGCTATTAATTGAGCCCGCCCGCACGCTACTTACCCCCAGCTTTACGGAAGCTGAATGGACTGCCCTGCTTGCGAAAGCCCGGCAAAGTCACCGTCAGGAAGCCGAGGTAGAAATCAACCGGCCAGGAAGGAATTTGTTGCAGGCCCACATCGAGCTCACCTATTTTGAGGTGGCTGGCAAGCCTTATTATATGGTTCGTCTCACGGAGCAGAATCGCCTGCTGCAGGCCGAGCGCGAACTAGCCCAGAGCGTACGCCGTTTCGAGGCCGTATTTGCCAACGCCACCATTGGTATTGTCGTGTGCAATCGGAGTGGGACGATTATCTCGGCCAATCAGATGGCTCACCAGCAGTTCGACTATTCTGAGGGCGAGCTGGTTGGGCAGAAAATTGAAGCCCTAGTGCCAAATGCAGGTGGCCGCCGCCACGAGAATCTGCGCGAATCATTCAATGCTCAGCCCCAGGTACGCTCCATGGGCGCTCACCGCGGCGACTTGGAGGCACTTCGCAAAGACGGATCAGTGTTCCCGGTGGAGGTGAGTCTCAGCTATTTTTACCTCGATGAGGAGCTGTTTGTGGTGTCCTACATTCTCGATATTACCTTCAAAAAGAACGCCCAGCAAGCCCTGATTTCGGAGCGGCAGCGCGTGGAGCGGCTCAACGCCGAGCTGGAGCAAAAGGTAGCCGACCGTACGCATGCGCTGCTGAGCACGCTGGAGCAGTTGGAGCAGCGTAAAGATGAGCTGGCCAAGGCCCTGGCCGCTGAACAGGAGCTGGGTGAGCTGAAATCCCGTTTCGTATCCATGGCCTCGCACGAGTTTCGGACGCCGCTTACGGCCGTGCTTACCTCCGCTTCGCTTATTGAGAAGTACCCCACCACCGAGCAGCAGGATAAGCGTCTGCGCCACCTCGAGCGCATCCGGCAGTCGGTCAATCATTTGAATGATATTCTGGAGGAGTTCCTGTCGGTGGGGCGTATTGAGGAAGGCCGGGTGGAGGCCCGCCCCGCCCGCCTCATCTTGTCGGCGCTGCTGAATGATACCATTACCGATGTGCAGGGCCTGTTGAAGCCGGGACAAACCGTTGTGCAGCAATTCAATTGCCCCGAGGCTGTCTGGCTCGATCCTTCGCTGTTGCGCAAAATTGTGGTCAATTTACTCTCGAACGCCATCAAATACTCCGGGCCAGATACGGTAGTCGAAATAGCAGCTGAGTGCGCGGGGGAGCAGCTCACGCTGGTGGTCCGGGACCACGGCGTAGGTATCTCGGCGGAAGATCAGGAGCACTTGTTTGAGCGGTTTTTTCGGGCTCGCAACGTAACGAACGTACCGGGTACCGGCCTGGGCCTGTATATTATTGCCAAGTATTTGGAGCTAATGAATGGCACCATTACCCTGCAGAGTACACTCGATGTAGGCACTACCGTCACTATTAAAATCCCCTATGAAAACCATTCTGCTGATTGA
- a CDS encoding thioredoxin translates to MSPSSPSPVLQPDTAVLLVLLPLVSAGEASSGTHSNASIRTLQGRLGPGIRVLRIDEASHPAVVRSFGTPELPACVLVRQGVELWRQHGLPEDEDVFSALLEAAHAQ, encoded by the coding sequence ATGTCCCCCTCTTCACCCTCACCTGTGCTGCAGCCCGACACGGCCGTTTTGCTGGTGCTGCTGCCGCTGGTTTCTGCGGGCGAAGCTTCGTCCGGGACACACAGCAACGCCTCGATTCGCACGCTGCAAGGGCGACTTGGCCCCGGAATACGAGTACTCAGGATTGACGAAGCCAGCCATCCGGCCGTGGTGCGCAGCTTTGGCACGCCCGAACTGCCCGCCTGCGTGCTGGTACGACAGGGAGTGGAACTGTGGCGGCAGCACGGCCTGCCAGAAGATGAAGACGTTTTCTCTGCCCTGCTGGAAGCGGCGCACGCGCAGTAA